In Chromobacterium rhizoryzae, one genomic interval encodes:
- a CDS encoding LbetaH domain-containing protein codes for MSSALAAELFADLLTHFPWLDRAQPPWHWLGRLPDSLARQNALLDPAHWAVDGDIAIHRSASIEAGAVLKGPLLIGPNCRIAAHAYLRGGVALANDVTVGPGCELKTCVIGPYSRLAHFNFVGDSVLGADINMEAGAVIANHWNERRDKTITLRCRQQAWTLPAQKFGALVGDHSRIGANAVLSPGTLLPPHSVVARLELVEQDPELD; via the coding sequence ATGTCCTCCGCCCTCGCCGCCGAGCTGTTCGCCGACCTGCTCACCCACTTTCCCTGGCTGGACCGCGCCCAGCCGCCGTGGCATTGGCTTGGCCGGCTGCCCGACAGCCTGGCGCGGCAAAACGCCTTGCTGGACCCGGCGCACTGGGCGGTGGACGGCGACATCGCCATCCACCGCAGCGCCTCGATCGAAGCCGGCGCCGTCCTCAAAGGCCCGCTGCTGATCGGCCCCAATTGCCGCATCGCCGCCCACGCCTATCTGCGCGGCGGCGTGGCGCTGGCCAACGACGTGACGGTGGGACCGGGCTGCGAACTCAAAACCTGCGTCATCGGCCCTTACTCGCGGCTGGCCCACTTCAACTTCGTCGGCGATTCCGTGCTGGGCGCGGACATCAATATGGAGGCCGGCGCCGTCATCGCCAACCACTGGAACGAGCGCCGCGACAAGACCATCACGCTGCGCTGCCGCCAGCAGGCCTGGACCCTGCCCGCGCAGAAATTCGGCGCCCTGGTGGGCGACCACAGCCGCATCGGCGCCAACGCCGTGCTGTCTCCCGGCACCTTGCTGCCGCCGCACTCGGTGGTGGCGCGCCTGGAATTGGTGGAGCAAGACCCGGAGCTGGACTGA
- a CDS encoding cysteine dioxygenase gives MNDTLCAAAQSAFPLSPSLAASLRQLDAYQANLNIEQIQLFHDSLQLGPDDLQPFRQFSDERYRRNQIYLSPWCELLLLCWRSTQRSRIHNHRGSLCGLRVLQGAATETVFERTDHGLVYAVESHRLESGSLTVNSHLDIHQISNLQPYGEDLVTLHLYSPPLRKMELFSLESSQVERPGDSISWVYEI, from the coding sequence ATGAACGACACCTTATGCGCGGCCGCGCAGTCCGCCTTCCCCCTCAGCCCCAGCCTGGCCGCCTCCTTGCGGCAATTGGACGCCTACCAGGCCAATCTGAACATCGAGCAGATCCAGCTGTTTCACGATTCGCTGCAACTCGGCCCGGACGATTTGCAGCCCTTCCGCCAATTCAGCGACGAACGCTACCGCCGCAACCAGATCTACCTCAGCCCCTGGTGCGAACTCTTGCTGCTCTGTTGGCGCAGCACCCAGCGCAGCCGCATACACAACCACCGCGGCAGCCTGTGCGGCTTGCGCGTGCTGCAAGGCGCCGCCACCGAAACCGTGTTCGAACGCACCGATCACGGCCTGGTGTACGCGGTGGAATCCCACCGGCTGGAAAGCGGCAGCCTGACCGTCAACAGCCATCTGGACATCCACCAGATCTCCAACCTCCAGCCCTACGGCGAAGACCTGGTCACCCTGCATCTGTATTCGCCGCCGCTGCGCAAAATGGAACTGTTCAGCCTGGAATCCTCCCAAGTGGAGCGCCCCGGCGACTCCATCAGCTGGGTCTACGAAATCTGA
- a CDS encoding DUF3422 family protein, giving the protein MTAELSDPPRLRLNEHPQRRQLNREAHARPALQIASDNRVSYLAYLHRHISREQENWLCRELALQLGQPAPDVGTGQFQLDAAFGRVRWERHGEFSSFTILAHGAETSPFAQPALRALPAAWLPLLPGNVLVAAHAALLPPGALPLRIEDLAAQCFNGHDLAGAEIGDGAGRAYTDFRIHPDGFSRYLLADLYMGRRQAGRMLQRLLELETYRMLALLALPVAKSIAPELAKADEELAELTGAMSGAGADSEPQLLHRLTELAGATENALSRTDHRFNASLAYYDIVRSRVAELRERRIHGLQPFQQFMQRRLAPAMDTCRAVAARQRELAARVNRATALLRTRVDIRRERQNQALLTSMERRAAMQLHLQQTVEGLSIAAITYYSAGLIGYLLKGAKAAGLPLNVELATAAAVPLLALAIALGLRRTRSALRRHGEASGAPSG; this is encoded by the coding sequence ATGACCGCCGAACTCTCCGATCCGCCCCGCCTCCGCCTCAACGAACATCCGCAACGCCGGCAACTCAACCGCGAAGCCCACGCCAGGCCGGCGCTGCAGATCGCCTCCGACAACCGCGTCAGCTATCTGGCCTATCTGCACCGCCACATCAGCCGCGAACAGGAAAACTGGTTATGCCGGGAACTGGCGCTGCAACTGGGACAGCCGGCGCCCGACGTCGGGACCGGCCAGTTTCAGCTGGACGCCGCGTTTGGCCGCGTGCGCTGGGAGCGGCACGGGGAATTTTCCAGCTTCACCATCCTCGCCCACGGCGCGGAAACCAGCCCCTTCGCCCAACCCGCGCTGCGAGCGCTGCCGGCGGCCTGGCTGCCGCTGCTGCCCGGCAATGTGCTGGTGGCCGCCCACGCCGCGCTGTTGCCGCCCGGCGCGCTGCCGCTGCGCATCGAGGATCTGGCCGCTCAGTGCTTCAACGGCCACGATCTGGCGGGCGCGGAGATAGGCGACGGCGCCGGCCGCGCCTACACCGATTTCCGCATCCACCCGGACGGCTTCTCCCGCTATCTGCTGGCGGACCTCTATATGGGCCGCCGCCAGGCCGGCCGCATGTTGCAGCGCCTGCTGGAGCTGGAAACCTACCGCATGCTGGCCCTGTTGGCGCTGCCGGTGGCCAAGAGCATCGCCCCGGAGCTGGCCAAGGCGGACGAGGAGCTGGCCGAGCTCACCGGCGCCATGAGCGGCGCCGGCGCCGACAGCGAGCCCCAGCTGCTGCACCGCTTGACCGAGCTCGCGGGCGCGACGGAAAACGCGTTGTCCCGCACCGATCACCGCTTCAACGCCTCCCTCGCCTATTACGACATTGTCCGCAGCCGCGTCGCCGAGCTGCGCGAACGCCGGATTCACGGCCTGCAGCCCTTCCAGCAATTCATGCAACGCCGCCTGGCGCCGGCCATGGACACCTGCCGCGCCGTGGCCGCGCGCCAGCGCGAACTGGCGGCGCGGGTCAACCGCGCCACCGCGTTGCTGCGCACCCGCGTGGACATCCGCCGCGAACGGCAGAACCAGGCGCTGCTCACCTCGATGGAGCGCCGCGCCGCCATGCAGCTGCACCTGCAGCAAACCGTGGAAGGGCTGTCCATCGCCGCCATCACCTATTACAGCGCCGGCCTGATCGGCTATCTGCTCAAAGGCGCCAAGGCCGCCGGCCTGCCGCTCAACGTGGAGCTGGCCACCGCCGCCGCGGTGCCGCTGCTGGCGCTGGCCATCGCCCTGGGCCTGCGCCGCACGCGCTCCGCGCTGCGGCGCCACGGCGAGGCGTCCGGCGCGCCGAGCGGCTGA
- a CDS encoding NCS1 family nucleobase:cation symporter-1 — protein MSEQHPARYSDRLYNEDLGPLKQQNWNWYNIFAFWMSDVHSVGGYVFAGSLFALGLNVWQVLLSLLIGICLVNLFCNLVAKPSQQAGIPYPVVCRMSFGVYGANVPAVIRGLIAVAWYGIQTFLASSALNIILLRFFPQLADLAHGSLLGLSYLGWLGFMIMWTLQAIVFWHGMESIRKFIDWAGPAVYAVMLLLAAWVVWRAGPANISPTLSETSHQGLLALGQMAIATALVVSYFSGPMLNFGDFSRYGKTFKEVKRGNFWGLPVNFLAFSIVTVVITSGTLTVFGRMITDPIETVSKIDNTLAAVLGGFTFVTATIGINIVANFVSAAFDFSNVAPKHISWRTGGFIAAFASIFITPWNLFNSPQVIHYTLDVLAAFIGPLFGILIADFYLIRHRVIHVDDLYSNQPGGRYWYQNGVNPKALYALAPSVLIGLIITFSSWETLANFNWFIGCGLGLSTYYLLMRRHGKTLALVAPDAVASQP, from the coding sequence ATGTCAGAGCAACACCCCGCCCGCTATAGCGACCGGCTATACAACGAAGATCTCGGACCTCTCAAGCAGCAGAACTGGAACTGGTACAACATCTTCGCCTTCTGGATGTCGGACGTGCATAGCGTTGGAGGCTATGTGTTTGCCGGCAGCCTGTTCGCTCTAGGCCTCAATGTCTGGCAGGTTCTGCTCTCCCTGCTGATCGGCATCTGCCTGGTCAACCTATTTTGCAACCTGGTGGCCAAACCCAGCCAACAAGCCGGCATCCCTTACCCCGTGGTCTGTCGCATGTCTTTCGGCGTATACGGCGCAAACGTGCCCGCCGTCATCCGCGGACTGATCGCCGTGGCATGGTATGGCATCCAGACCTTCCTGGCTTCCAGCGCGCTCAACATCATACTGCTGCGCTTCTTCCCTCAGCTCGCAGACCTTGCCCACGGCAGTCTGCTGGGCTTGTCCTACCTTGGCTGGCTGGGATTCATGATCATGTGGACGCTGCAGGCCATCGTGTTCTGGCATGGCATGGAGTCCATCCGAAAATTCATCGATTGGGCCGGCCCCGCGGTATACGCCGTCATGCTGCTGCTCGCGGCGTGGGTCGTCTGGCGGGCGGGCCCCGCCAATATCAGCCCCACGCTGAGCGAAACCAGCCATCAGGGCCTCCTCGCCCTGGGTCAGATGGCGATCGCCACCGCCCTGGTGGTCTCCTATTTTTCCGGCCCCATGCTCAACTTTGGCGATTTTTCCCGTTACGGCAAAACGTTCAAAGAGGTCAAACGCGGCAATTTCTGGGGCCTGCCGGTCAACTTCCTGGCCTTTTCCATCGTCACCGTGGTCATCACCTCCGGAACCCTGACCGTATTCGGCCGCATGATCACCGACCCCATCGAAACCGTCAGCAAGATCGACAATACGCTGGCCGCCGTGCTGGGAGGCTTCACTTTCGTCACCGCCACGATTGGCATCAACATCGTGGCCAATTTCGTTTCCGCGGCTTTCGACTTTTCCAATGTCGCCCCCAAGCACATCAGTTGGCGGACCGGCGGTTTCATCGCGGCTTTCGCCTCGATTTTCATCACGCCCTGGAATCTGTTCAACTCCCCTCAGGTCATCCACTATACGCTGGACGTGCTGGCCGCTTTTATCGGTCCCTTGTTCGGCATCCTGATTGCCGATTTCTACCTCATCCGTCATCGCGTCATCCACGTCGACGACCTCTACAGCAATCAGCCCGGAGGCCGTTACTGGTATCAAAACGGCGTCAATCCCAAAGCCCTTTACGCCTTGGCCCCTTCCGTGCTCATTGGCCTGATCATTACCTTCAGCTCATGGGAAACGCTTGCCAACTTCAATTGGTTCATCGGCTGCGGGCTGGGCTTATCGACTTACTACCTGCTGATGAGGCGGCACGGCAAGACGCTTGCCCTGGTCGCGCCGGACGCCGTCGCCAGCCAGCCCTAG
- a CDS encoding GntR family transcriptional regulator, which translates to MSERSKEGDAALDEVGAKDALVYEHLLTAIYEAQLPPGTKLPEDALAEAFGVSRAGVRKALQRLSIARLVDLRPNRGASVAEPTVQESRDVFAARRLIECGALPLAMANLRKEDLSALADALRQECKAQHEQNRSAAITWSGAFHLRLLSIAGNQLLTDILHELIVRSSLIIARYGAPIAGSCRHADHQQILELMENGQADEAVEWMRRHLDAVEGNCRFEEESAGGPDLKAVLHGIAKRRSGR; encoded by the coding sequence GTGTCGGAGCGCAGCAAGGAGGGGGACGCGGCTTTGGACGAGGTCGGCGCCAAGGATGCGTTGGTCTACGAGCATTTGCTGACGGCCATTTACGAGGCGCAGTTGCCGCCGGGCACTAAATTGCCGGAGGATGCGCTGGCGGAGGCGTTTGGCGTCAGTCGAGCAGGGGTGCGCAAGGCCTTGCAGCGTCTGTCGATTGCGAGGCTGGTTGATTTGCGTCCGAATAGAGGGGCTTCGGTGGCGGAGCCGACGGTGCAGGAGTCGCGTGATGTTTTCGCCGCCAGAAGGTTGATCGAGTGCGGCGCTTTGCCGCTGGCCATGGCCAATTTGCGCAAGGAAGATCTGTCCGCGCTGGCGGACGCGCTGCGGCAAGAGTGCAAGGCCCAGCACGAGCAGAACCGGTCGGCGGCCATTACGTGGTCCGGCGCCTTTCATCTGCGGCTATTGTCCATCGCCGGGAATCAATTATTGACCGATATCCTGCATGAATTGATTGTGCGCAGCTCTTTGATCATTGCCCGCTACGGCGCGCCGATTGCCGGTTCATGCCGCCATGCCGATCATCAGCAGATTCTAGAACTGATGGAGAACGGACAGGCGGATGAGGCGGTGGAATGGATGCGGCGTCATCTCGACGCCGTGGAGGGCAACTGTCGGTTTGAGGAAGAGAGCGCCGGCGGGCCGGATTTGAAGGCGGTGTTGCACGGTATCGCCAAGCGGCGCAGCGGCCGATAA
- a CDS encoding aspartate/glutamate racemase family protein, whose product MKICVINPNTTADMTERIRLAAVRAARPDTLIVARNPEDGPVSIESHFDEAVSVIGVCEEIREGARQGYDAYVLACFGDPGLNAARELARAPVVGIAQAAFQMASLIATRFSVVTTLGRTCVIAEHLLHSYGYAHLCRRVRAAEVPVLDLEREPDIAYRLIVEEARRARDEDGVGAIVLGCAGMADLAPRIGDAIGLPVVEGVGAAVALAESLVALGLRTSKTGDLAFPPPKHFSGRFAAFSQ is encoded by the coding sequence ATGAAGATTTGCGTGATTAATCCTAATACGACCGCGGATATGACCGAGCGTATCCGTTTGGCGGCGGTGCGGGCGGCCAGGCCTGACACTTTGATTGTGGCCAGGAATCCAGAGGATGGACCGGTGTCGATCGAGTCGCATTTCGACGAGGCGGTCAGTGTGATCGGGGTGTGCGAGGAGATCAGGGAGGGCGCGCGGCAAGGCTACGACGCTTACGTGCTGGCTTGTTTTGGCGACCCCGGCTTGAACGCGGCGCGGGAACTGGCGCGCGCTCCGGTGGTGGGGATCGCGCAGGCCGCTTTTCAGATGGCGTCCTTGATCGCCACGCGTTTTTCGGTGGTCACCACATTGGGCCGAACGTGCGTGATCGCCGAGCATTTATTGCATAGCTACGGCTATGCCCATCTTTGCCGGCGGGTGCGCGCCGCCGAGGTGCCGGTGCTGGATCTGGAGCGAGAGCCCGATATCGCTTACCGGCTCATCGTCGAGGAGGCGCGCAGGGCCCGAGACGAGGATGGCGTCGGCGCCATTGTGCTGGGGTGCGCCGGGATGGCGGATCTGGCTCCCCGTATCGGAGATGCGATCGGCCTGCCGGTTGTGGAAGGAGTGGGCGCGGCGGTGGCGTTGGCGGAGTCGCTCGTCGCCCTGGGTCTGCGGACCAGCAAGACGGGCGACCTGGCTTTCCCTCCGCCAAAGCATTTTTCCGGGCGCTTCGCCGCTTTTTCGCAATAG
- a CDS encoding 5-carboxymethyl-2-hydroxymuconate Delta-isomerase, translating to MPHLTLEYSGNLAGFAAADALLDINRALLASGHFEEADIKSRAVALDACRIGVHDLPRGFVHAKLAILGGRSPEEKQRLSELSLQALADSAALPPGMEVQLCVEIQEIDRASYRKRLIAR from the coding sequence ATGCCCCATCTGACACTGGAGTACAGCGGCAATCTGGCCGGCTTCGCCGCCGCGGACGCGCTGCTGGACATCAACCGCGCGCTGCTGGCCAGCGGCCACTTCGAAGAAGCCGACATCAAGAGCCGCGCCGTGGCGCTGGACGCCTGCCGCATCGGCGTCCACGATCTGCCGCGCGGCTTCGTCCACGCCAAACTGGCCATACTCGGCGGGCGCAGCCCCGAGGAAAAACAGCGTCTGTCCGAACTGAGTCTGCAGGCGCTGGCCGACAGCGCGGCGCTGCCGCCGGGCATGGAAGTGCAATTGTGCGTGGAAATCCAGGAAATAGACCGCGCCAGCTACCGCAAACGCCTCATCGCCCGTTAA
- a CDS encoding helix-turn-helix domain-containing protein — protein sequence MSRAVWKEEAENGALLSKASKNLTCLMGRAGVDAAQLSEAIGLGVATINNIKRGVGNPTLLTLMELARFFDVRLSDFVESDLGREAGDSPAAMAVPLIKFTELTLFFDGMIIEPERYFVDAAGFDAADAFAVLLNNDSLFPGFSQGSVFIVARQERPADGDVVLVSMAGQQPCFRRVFIDGEHCLFSSISLMHDLQPLVCRDFKVLGVAVKAIKTFSAG from the coding sequence ATGAGCAGGGCGGTGTGGAAAGAAGAGGCCGAGAATGGCGCTTTGTTGAGCAAGGCGTCGAAAAACCTGACGTGTCTGATGGGGCGCGCCGGCGTCGACGCCGCGCAATTAAGCGAGGCGATAGGCCTGGGCGTGGCGACGATCAACAATATCAAGCGCGGCGTGGGCAATCCCACCTTGCTGACCTTGATGGAGCTGGCCCGGTTTTTCGATGTCAGGCTCAGCGATTTCGTGGAGAGCGATCTGGGACGCGAGGCCGGCGACAGCCCCGCGGCCATGGCGGTGCCCTTGATCAAATTCACCGAACTGACCCTGTTTTTTGACGGAATGATTATCGAGCCGGAACGGTATTTTGTGGATGCCGCCGGTTTCGACGCCGCGGACGCGTTTGCGGTGTTGTTGAACAATGATTCGCTGTTTCCCGGTTTTTCCCAGGGCAGCGTTTTCATCGTGGCCCGGCAGGAGCGCCCGGCGGACGGCGATGTGGTCTTGGTCAGCATGGCCGGCCAGCAGCCTTGTTTCCGGCGGGTGTTCATCGACGGCGAGCATTGTCTGTTTTCAAGCATTTCCTTGATGCACGATTTGCAGCCTTTGGTGTGCCGGGATTTCAAGGTGCTTGGCGTGGCGGTCAAGGCGATTAAGACTTTTAGCGCAGGATGA
- a CDS encoding VUT family protein yields the protein MEQFRVYGLIVGLSVTIMVVCDSLVYKTLDIYGLKITASGIVFSLCYLLSTVSTEVYGYKLGGRTVWILVACQTFFVLIINGFALLQPDNNEISKQYYLLFNEFWRVMVGTWISVPASYFCNGFVVSRMKVFFAGRFFFIRYVIASMLAQAVLLTTAYPISLSSRYSGQELLNIIATTWSYKVFVSIALLPVGYYLVGVVKRIEKTDYFDWNVSYNPLAVFKEDGEDVKRNKYAMEEGR from the coding sequence GTGGAACAGTTCAGAGTTTATGGATTGATTGTGGGTTTGTCGGTGACCATCATGGTGGTCTGCGATTCGCTGGTGTACAAGACGCTGGATATTTACGGCTTGAAGATCACCGCCAGCGGCATCGTGTTTTCGCTTTGCTATCTATTGTCCACGGTATCCACCGAGGTGTACGGCTATAAGCTGGGCGGACGCACGGTGTGGATTCTGGTGGCGTGCCAGACCTTTTTCGTTCTGATCATCAATGGCTTCGCCTTGCTGCAGCCGGATAATAACGAGATTTCCAAGCAGTACTACCTCTTGTTCAACGAATTTTGGCGGGTGATGGTGGGCACCTGGATCTCGGTGCCGGCCTCTTATTTTTGCAATGGCTTCGTCGTGTCGCGGATGAAGGTTTTTTTCGCCGGCCGCTTCTTTTTCATCCGCTATGTGATCGCGTCCATGCTGGCCCAGGCGGTGCTGCTGACCACGGCCTATCCCATCAGCCTGTCGTCGCGCTATAGCGGGCAGGAACTGCTCAACATCATCGCCACCACCTGGTCTTACAAGGTGTTCGTTTCCATCGCCTTGCTGCCGGTGGGCTATTACCTGGTGGGGGTGGTGAAGCGGATAGAAAAGACCGATTACTTCGACTGGAACGTGTCCTACAACCCCCTGGCGGTGTTCAAGGAGGACGGCGAAGACGTCAAGAGAAACAAATACGCGATGGAGGAAGGACGATGA
- a CDS encoding metallophosphoesterase, whose amino-acid sequence MRAAQISDTHLFAEAGGQLMGYDTYREFDRVLSQLERRHAAELDAVLVTGDISQDESAASYERFAQRLERTGLPVYWLAGNHDAASLAAEVLGRYPFMRPLERLETADWLLLALDSVRPGTDDGHIDERAAAAFRQRLAGADAAGKRCAVLLHHHPAAVGTPLLDSCMLQDTERFWELMAETPRLQVLLCGHAHGDYRLEARGVALEVCPASCFQWRKGTAALDTVDARGYKLLEFDAAGFRSQTVMI is encoded by the coding sequence ATGAGGGCCGCGCAGATATCCGACACGCATCTGTTCGCCGAGGCCGGCGGGCAGTTGATGGGCTACGACACTTACCGCGAGTTCGACCGGGTGCTGAGCCAGCTGGAGCGGCGGCATGCGGCGGAGCTGGACGCCGTTCTGGTCACCGGGGACATTTCTCAGGATGAGAGCGCGGCTTCCTATGAGCGCTTCGCGCAGCGGCTGGAAAGAACGGGCCTGCCGGTGTACTGGCTGGCCGGCAATCACGACGCCGCGTCCTTGGCGGCCGAGGTGTTGGGCCGCTACCCTTTCATGCGGCCGCTGGAGCGCCTGGAAACGGCGGACTGGCTGTTGTTGGCGCTGGATTCGGTGCGGCCGGGCACGGACGACGGCCATATCGACGAGCGCGCCGCCGCCGCCTTCCGGCAACGGCTGGCCGGGGCGGATGCCGCCGGCAAGCGCTGCGCCGTGCTGTTGCATCATCATCCGGCGGCGGTGGGCACGCCGCTACTGGACAGCTGCATGTTGCAGGACACGGAGCGGTTTTGGGAATTGATGGCGGAGACGCCGCGCTTGCAAGTGCTGTTGTGCGGCCACGCGCATGGGGATTACCGGCTGGAGGCGCGCGGCGTGGCGCTGGAAGTCTGTCCGGCCAGCTGTTTTCAGTGGCGCAAGGGCACGGCGGCGCTGGACACCGTGGACGCGCGCGGCTACAAGCTGCTGGAGTTCGACGCGGCCGGCTTCCGCAGCCAGACCGTGATGATTTAG
- a CDS encoding AraC family transcriptional regulator, with amino-acid sequence MQHDTASPRLDKALAYIDAHLDADLSLERLSRVTACSRFHFHRLFRARFGLSLHQYVRLCRLRRAGERLAFRRCAVLDIALDSGYRSPEAFARAFRQATGQTPSAFRRRPRWRPWHQHFHALSQLRSRSMPSRQIPLAVDIVDFPATPIALLEHRGDPALLGDSLRDFIAWRREHRLPPSAAATYNLLYADPDDCAPADYRFGLCAAFDGDIAANRQGVRAALIPAGRCARLRHIGSDDALAALARRLYAEWLPASGETPRDDPLFLQRVRFYPDVAENEAVCDLFLPLQTPAPKIGSAAPLK; translated from the coding sequence ATGCAGCACGACACCGCCAGCCCGCGCCTGGACAAGGCGCTGGCCTATATCGACGCCCATCTGGACGCCGACCTGAGCCTGGAACGGCTCAGCCGGGTGACCGCCTGCTCGCGCTTCCATTTCCACCGCCTGTTCCGCGCCCGCTTCGGCCTCAGCCTGCATCAATACGTGCGGCTCTGCCGGCTGCGCCGCGCCGGAGAACGGCTGGCCTTCCGCCGCTGCGCCGTGCTGGACATCGCGCTGGACAGCGGCTACCGCAGCCCGGAGGCCTTTGCCCGCGCTTTCCGGCAGGCGACGGGCCAGACGCCGTCCGCCTTTAGGCGGCGGCCGCGCTGGCGGCCTTGGCATCAGCACTTCCACGCCCTATCCCAACTGAGGAGCCGTTCCATGCCATCCCGCCAAATCCCGCTCGCCGTCGACATCGTCGACTTCCCCGCCACCCCGATCGCCCTGCTGGAACACCGCGGCGACCCCGCGCTCTTGGGAGACAGCCTGCGCGACTTCATCGCCTGGCGGCGGGAACACCGCCTGCCGCCCAGCGCCGCCGCCACCTACAACCTGCTGTACGCCGATCCGGACGACTGCGCGCCGGCGGACTACCGCTTCGGCCTCTGCGCCGCTTTCGACGGCGACATCGCCGCCAACCGCCAAGGGGTGCGCGCCGCGCTGATTCCCGCCGGACGCTGCGCCCGGCTGCGCCACATCGGCTCCGACGACGCGCTGGCCGCCCTCGCGCGCCGCCTGTACGCGGAATGGCTGCCCGCCAGCGGCGAAACCCCGCGCGATGACCCGCTGTTTCTCCAGCGCGTGCGTTTCTACCCGGACGTGGCGGAAAACGAAGCCGTCTGCGATTTGTTTCTGCCGCTGCAAACGCCTGCGCCGAAAATCGGATCCGCCGCGCCGTTAAAATAA
- a CDS encoding GNAT family N-acetyltransferase — protein sequence MNAPRIRPAAPADFARLAEIERAAAARFDPQDLPPALAGDTLPRDELAAACAAGLLWAAADADGVHGFLLARRHDDSLHLQEMDVCPKHQGRGLGSALIAHAETAARRLGLRRLTLTTFEHPAWNAPYYHKRGFLTLDPADSLPFLLALLRAEAEHGLRRRVAMQKPLL from the coding sequence ATGAACGCCCCGCGCATCCGTCCGGCCGCGCCGGCAGACTTTGCCCGGCTGGCCGAAATCGAACGCGCCGCCGCCGCCCGCTTCGACCCGCAAGACCTGCCGCCGGCGCTGGCCGGCGACACGCTGCCCCGCGACGAACTGGCCGCCGCCTGCGCGGCCGGCCTCCTGTGGGCGGCGGCCGACGCCGACGGCGTCCACGGCTTCCTGTTGGCGCGCCGCCACGACGACAGCCTGCACCTGCAGGAAATGGACGTCTGCCCCAAGCATCAGGGCCGGGGCCTGGGCTCGGCGCTGATCGCGCACGCGGAAACCGCCGCGCGCCGGCTGGGCCTGCGCCGGCTGACGCTGACCACCTTCGAACACCCGGCCTGGAACGCGCCCTACTACCACAAACGCGGTTTCCTGACCCTAGACCCCGCCGACAGCCTGCCCTTCCTGCTGGCCCTGTTGCGCGCCGAGGCCGAGCACGGCCTCAGGCGGCGCGTGGCGATGCAGAAACCGCTGCTTTAA
- a CDS encoding putative glycolipid-binding domain-containing protein, whose protein sequence is MSHTFVSSIVWQRLDASGHDYAALEQSEQGPRLKGCAVFVEDGVNCLLHYQVDCAPDWSTRRVEVNGYRGAEAIALRLETDAEGRWRLNGAEQPQVQGCVDIDLAFTPATNLLPIRRSRLEIGAALELNAAWLQFPALTLAPLSQRYTRLSEIGYRYESRQGAFQAELSLTPDGLPRDYQGLWREAR, encoded by the coding sequence ATGTCCCACACCTTCGTCTCCTCCATCGTCTGGCAACGGCTGGACGCCTCCGGCCACGACTACGCGGCGCTTGAACAGAGCGAGCAAGGCCCGCGCCTCAAGGGCTGCGCCGTCTTCGTCGAAGACGGCGTCAACTGCCTGCTGCATTACCAGGTGGACTGCGCGCCGGACTGGAGCACCCGTCGCGTCGAGGTGAACGGCTACCGCGGCGCGGAAGCCATCGCCCTGCGGCTGGAAACCGACGCCGAAGGCCGCTGGCGGCTCAACGGCGCGGAACAGCCGCAAGTGCAAGGCTGCGTCGACATCGACCTGGCCTTCACCCCGGCCACCAATCTGCTGCCCATCCGCCGCAGCCGGCTTGAGATCGGCGCGGCGCTGGAACTGAACGCCGCCTGGCTGCAATTCCCGGCGCTGACCCTGGCGCCGCTGTCGCAGCGCTACACCCGCCTGTCCGAGATCGGCTACCGCTACGAATCGCGACAAGGCGCGTTCCAGGCCGAACTCAGCCTCACCCCGGACGGCCTGCCGCGCGACTACCAGGGCCTGTGGCGGGAGGCGCGCTGA